One Triplophysa dalaica isolate WHDGS20190420 chromosome 1, ASM1584641v1, whole genome shotgun sequence DNA segment encodes these proteins:
- the vat1l gene encoding synaptic vesicle membrane protein VAT-1 homolog-like isoform X2 yields MTSATDMAQDGTEVVEETEQMIDKMEPENPISAVDSKEMRAVVLTGFGGLNKLKVTKKPMPEPQEGEVKIRVKTCGLNFLDLMVRQGNIDNPPKTPLVPGFECSGIVEAMGENTKGFEIGDRVMAFVNYNAWAEVVCTPLDFVYKIPDDMTFPEAAAFSMNFVAAYMMLFEVANLREGMSVLVHSAGGGVGQAVAQLCSTLPNVTVFGTASPFKHEAIKHSVTHLFDRNIDYVPEVKKISPEGVDIVLDCLCGENTGKGLALLKPMGTYILYGSSNMVTGETRSFFSFAKSWWQVEKVNPIKLYEENKVMAGFSFLNLLFKQGGWRQVKTAVEKLLSLYEQKKIKPIVDSLWALEELVMSFCSSYTARDPHLHKNTSERHSL; encoded by the exons ATGACATCGGCAACAGACATGGCACAAGATGGAACGGAGGTCGTGGAAGAAACTGAACAAATGATAGACAAAATGGAGCCGGAGAATCCCATTTCGGCCGTGGATTCGAAAGAAATGCGGGCTGTGGTTCTGACGGGCTTTGGTGGTCTAAACAAACTCAAAGTCACCAAGAAACCCATGCCAGAGCCTCAGGAAGGAGAAGTCAAAATTCGCGTGAAAACATG CGGCCTGAACTTTCTTGATCTAATGGTGCGTCAAGGAAATATTGATAATCCTCCTAAAACCCCCCTTGTGCCGGGATTTGAGTGTTCTGGGATTGTGGAAGCAATGGGGGAAAACACCAAAGGGTTTGAG ATAGGTGACAGAGTTATGGCCTTTGTGAACTACAATGCCTGGGCTGAGGTTGTGTGCACGCCATTGGATTTCGTGTATAAGATCCCAGACGACATGACGTTCCCAGAGGCTGCTGCTTTCTCCATGAACTTTGTGGCTGCGTACATGATGTTGTTTGAAGTGGCCAATCTCAGGGAGGGAATGTCTGTGTTAGTTCACTCAGCAGGAGGTGGGGTG GGTCAGGCTGTGGCTCAGCTGTGTTCCACCCTCCCCAACGTCACTGTGTTTGGAACCGCCTCTCCCTTCAAACATGAAGCCATAAAGCACTCTGTGACGCATCTCTTTGACAGAAACATTGACTATGTTCCAGAAGTTAAAAA GATATCTCCAGAAGGAGTAGATATTGTATTAGACTGTTTGTGTGGAGAGAATACTGGAAAAGGTCTGGCTTTGCTCAAGCCAATGGGAACCTACATCCTGTATG GTTCATCAAACATGGTGACAGGAGAGACCAGAAGTTTCTTCAGCTTTGCCAAATCT TGGTGGCAGGTCGAGAAGGTGAACCCTATCAAACTCTACGAGGAGAATAAGGTCATGGCTGGATTCTCTTTCCTGAACCTTCTATTCAAGCAGGGCGGATGGAGGCAGGTTAAGACAGCTGTAGAGAAACTTCTGTCCCTCTATGAACAGAAGAAGATTAAACCTATTGTAGATTCCTTATGGGCTCTTGAGGAG
- the bola3 gene encoding bolA-like protein 3 has protein sequence MNSLGTKMSLLKAIRYNTYVLGRNSIARSSSSSHTAGETRISQILKEKFPQASSVKVVDISGGCGAMYEVHIESDEFRGKRTVQQHQIVNQALKDEIKAMHGLRIFTDVPRK, from the exons ATGAACTCCCTCGGCACCAAAATGTCCCTTCTTAAAGCCATCAGATATAAC ACGTACGTGTTGGGAAGGAATAGCATTGCGCGGTCCTCATCATCCAGTCACACGGCTGGAGAGACGCGCATTTCACAGATATTAAAAGAGAAGTTTCCGCAGGCTTCCTCGGTCAAGGTTGTGGATATATCCG ggGGCTGTGGTGCAATGTATGAAGTACACATCGAGTCTGATGAATTTAGAGGCAAGAGAACTGTGCAGCAGCACCAGATAGTAAACCAG GCTCTCAAAGATGAGATTAAAGCCATGCACGGTCTACGCATATTCACTGATGTTCCTAGAAAGTAG
- the bco1 gene encoding beta,beta-carotene 15,15'-dioxygenase — MQYDYGKNKVEHPDPVKAEVKGLLPDWLEGTLVRNGPGLFSVGETSYNHWFDGMALLHSFSIKNGELTYRSKFLRGDTFNCNMQANRIVVSEMGTMAYPDPCKNIFSKVITFLSHTIPDFTDNCANNIIKYGNDYHATSETNYIRKIDPVTLETQDKVDYLKHLPVNIVASHTHYDKEGNSYSMGTSIAEKGKTKYTLFKVPGAGGSDPSQTALKKVEVVCTVPCRSLLTPSYHHSFGMTDNYFIFIEQPLKLDILKMATAYLRKVSWASCMKFNPEESTLIHLIDRKTKKVVGTKFYTGAMCVYHQVNAYEDDGHVVCDVIAYDDNGLYEMFYLDKLKEPLASGINPVYCKPRCKRFVLPLSDKGENGEDLVKLKYTTASAVKEKDGKVLCQGEVLFDGVELPRINYIFNGRKYRYAYACLVDKSPVATKIVKLDVETKQQIEWTEEECFASEAVFVPRPNAVDEDDGVVLSSVINGKPGQRCFLLVLDGKSFKEVARAYVDAELHMDMHGYFIPDTS; from the exons ATGCAGTACGACTATGGTAAAAACAAGGTGGAACACCCCGACCCCGTTAAAGCAGAAGTTAAAG GTTTGCTTCCTGATTGGCTAGAAGGCACTCTTGTACGCAATGGTCCCGGTCTGTTTTCTGTGGGAGAGACCTCCTATAACCATTGGTTCGATGGAATGGCACTTTTACACAGTTTCTCTATTAAAAATG GAGAGTTGACATACAGGAGCAAATTTCTCAGAGGTGACACCTTCAACTGCAACATGCAAGCCAACAGAATAGTGGTATCAGAAATGGGCACCATGGCTTACCCAGACCcgtgtaaaaatattttctccAA AGTGATCACCTTTCTCAGTCACACTATCCCAGACTTCACTGATAACTGTGCCAATAACATCATCAAATATGGAAATGATTATCATGCCACATCTGAAACTAACTATATCCGCAAAATTGACCCCGTCACTTTAGAGACTCAAGACAAg GTGGACTACCTAAAACATCTACCAGTAAATATAGTAGCATCGCATACGCATTATGATAAAGAAGGAAATAGCTACAGTATGGGAACATCCATCGCAGAGAAGggcaaaacaaaatacacattgtTCAAGGTTCCAGGAGCAG GTGGGTCAGACCCATCGCAGACGGCTTTGAAAAAGGTTGAGGTTGTTTGCACCGTGCCTTGTCGCTCCCTCCTCACACCCAGTTATCACCACAGCTTTGGCATGACCGATAACTACTTCATATTCATCGAACAGCCTTTGAAGCTGGACATCCTGAAAATGGCCACAGCCTATCTAAGGAAAGTCAGCTGGGCCAGCTGCATGAAGTTCAACCCAGAAGAAAGT ACGTTGATTCATCTCATCGATCGAAAGACAAAGAAGGTGGTCGGGACCAAATTCTACACGGGTGCGATGTGTGTGTACCATCAGGTCAATGCCTATGAAGATGATGGCCATGTTGTTTGTGATGTGATCGCCTATGATGACAACGGCTTGTATGAAATGTTCTACCTGGACAAGCTGAAGGAGCCGTTGGCCTCTGGAATTAACCCTGTGTACTGTAAGCCCAGGTGCAAAAGATTTGTGTTGCCCCTTAGTGACAAG GGTGAGAACGGTGAGGATCTGGTCAAACTTAAATATACGACGGCGAGTGCTGTTAAAGAGAAAGATGGAAAAGTTCTTTGTCAGGGCGAAGTCCTCTTTGATG GTGTGGAACTTCCAagaattaattacattttcaatggaAGAAAGTACAGATATGCGTATGCGTGTTTAGTGGACAAATCTCCAGTGGCCACAAAG ATTGTGAAGCTTGACGTTGAAACCAAGCAGCAGATCGAATGGACAGAGGAGGAGTGCTTCGCCTCCGAGGCCGTTTTTGTTCCTAGGCCCAATGCAGTTGATGAAGATGATG GGGTAGTCCTATCATCCGTCATAAACGGCAAACCCGGCCAGCGATGCTTTCTGCTGGTGCTTGACGGGAAGTCTTTCAAAGAGGTTGCACGGGCATACGTAGATGCAGAGCTTCACATGGACATGCATGGATATTTCATACCAGACACCAGTTAA
- the bco1l gene encoding beta,beta-carotene 15,15'-dioxygenase has translation MLSFFWRNRSETPEPLKADVSGSIPTWLQGTLLRNGPGLFSVGDTSYKHWFDGMALLHSFTFKDGGVSYKSKFLKSETFKKNTAAKRIVVTEFGTMAYPDPCKNIFAKSFSYLLNAIPDFTDNNLINIIRYGEDYYASSEVNYINQIDPLTLDTLGRTNYRNHIALNLATAHPHYDDDGNTYNIGTAIIGFGSPKCVIFKVPANASEKGMIKPALEKVEQICSIPFRSTLFPSYFHSFGLTENYIIFVEQAFKLDILKLATAYYRNVNWGSCLKFDKDDVTLIHLVNRKTGNVLSTKYYADAFVTFHHINAYEEDGHVVFDLITYKDSNLYDMFYIKNMQKGINKFIETNKDFSPPSCQRFVLPINIDKETPPDTNMVKLKDTTATAVLRKDGSLYCTYDTLFEGLELPGINYKYNTKKYRYFYGSRVEWSPYPNKLAKVDIVTRKHIEWVDEDGYPSEPVFVASPNAVEEDDGVILSSVVSLNPQKPPFLLVLDAKSFTEIARASINASVHMDLHGLFIRDTST, from the exons ATGCTGTCTTTCTTCTGGAGGAACAGAAGTGAGACACCGGAGCCGCTAAAGGCAGACGTTTCAG GATCCATCCCAACATGGCTTCAAGGGACACTTCTGCGCAATGGTCCTGGTCTGTTCTCAGTTGGCGACACTTCATACAAGCATTGGTTTGATGGGATGGCTCTCCTTCACAGTTTCACCTTTAAAGATG GTGGCGTATCTTACAAGAGCAAATTCTTGAAGAGTGAAACGTTCAAAAAGAACACGGCTGCTAAGAGGATCGTAGTAACTGAATTTGGAACCATGGCCTACCCAGATCCTTGCAAGAACATATTTGCCAA AAGCTTCAGTTACCTGTTGAACGCCATCCCGGATTTTACAGACAATAATCTCATTAACATCATAAGATATGGTGAAGATTATTACGCTTCGTCAGAGGTGAACTACATTAATCAGATTGATCCATTGACCCTTGACACTTTAGGAAGG actAACTACAGAAACCACATTGCTCTGAACCTGGCAACGGCACACCCGCACTATGATGATGATGGGAACACGTACAACATTGGTACGGCCATCATTGGCTTCGGCAGTCcgaaatgtgttattttcaagGTGCCTGCCAATGCTTCAG AAAAGGGGATGATTAAACCAGCACTGGAGAAGGTGGAGCAAATTTGTTCCATTCCCTTCCGCTCCACCCTGTTCCCTAGCTACTTCCACAGCTTCGGCCTGACGGAGAACTACATCATCTTTGTGGAGCAGGCCTTCAAACTGGATATACTGAAACTGGCCACAGCTTACTACAGAAACGTCAACTGGGGCAGTTGCCTAAAATTCGACAAAGATGATGTT ACCCTAATCCATCTGGTGAATAGAAAAACTGGGAATGTGTTAAGCACAAAGTACTATGCAGATGCCTTTGTGACTTTCCATCACATCAATGCTTATGAGGAGGACGGCCATGTTGTTTTTGACTTGATCACATACAAGGACAGCAATCTGTACGATATGttctatataaaaaacatgcagaaGGGTATTAACAAGTTCATAGAAACCAACAAAGATTTTTCACCACCATCATGCCAGCGGTTTGTCCTTCCTATCAACATAGACAAG GAAACCCCACCAGACACCAACATGGTAAAATTAAAAGACACAACAGCCACAGCAGTGCTGAGGAAGGACGGATCATTGTATTGCACATATGACACTCTTTTTGAGG GTTTAGAATTACCAGGCATCAACTACAAATACAACACTAAGAAGTACAGGTACTTCTATGGATCCCGGGTCGAGTGGTCACCGTATCCAAACAAG CTGGCAAAAGTTGATATAGTCACCAGAAAACATATCGAGTGGGTGGATGAAGATGGTTACCCATCAGAACCAGTGTTTGTTGCCTCTCCAAATGCTGTTGAGGAAGATGATG GTGttattctttcttctgtggtttCGCTTAACCCTCAAAAGCCACCTTTCCTTCTGGTCCTTGATGCCAAGTCCTTTACAGAGATCGCCCGGGCTTCAATTAATGCCTCGGTTCATATGGACCTGCATGGATTATTCATTCGTGACACATCCACCTAA